The segment AGGCTGAAAATCGCTGAAAATATTCCTCTCCATTCTTCGGGAGAAATCGATCAAATGCGTCATATTTAACCTTTTGAGTTGGCAATCCGAACAGTCCATTGTGATCAGCAAACGACTCTTtccagaattaaatttttttatatttttcttgcaCTATTTCTGGTCCATACTATCATTCATGGACGAAAAAGTGAAACGCCTGAAAGTAAGACTTTTTCTTAGTAATTCAACGCCGTGAGTATCTTTTATGAAGGTTACAAGACGGGACCTGGTTTTAATATCTGATGTAGAGTCCAACAAGAGTCTGAAATCTTCCTTCGTCGTACACTGCCCATATATAGTGATGAGAGATactattaaaaaccaacttCTCTTCCGTCACGGAAATATGGATAGGATTTTGCATTAACGCGTTGGCGACTTCTTCGACATCATCTGACATAGTAGACGTCAATAGGAAAACCTGGTTATTGTTACTAGATAGGTTACGAAATACTTCGTTTTATTGGATTGCGAAAATCCCGAGTTCGAGACAACAGTTTAATGTTCTCGTTATCCAGGGCACCCTGTccaattatgcagaaaatatctGGAGTTCCTACAACGATATGCGGGCTGGACTCATTGTAAGTCTctaatttttggtttcattttcaaGTCGTGTAACGAGACACTTTGCATGCATATAGAAGCCAAAACTTGGAATAAGGCTTCTTATTTGCTTTTCTCTTTGACAAGATGGCGTCATGACTACAACTTGACATGATCCATCCTGTATCTCAATTTGGTTTAATGCGTAAATTGAAGCTGCAGTGATTCTTCCACTGCCAGACTTGGCTTCAGATTTAACATCTTTTTCTTCTACACATGGAAACAATGCTCTTTGTTGTGCATAATGGGGTTTTTCGAAACCGTGAGTAATGATCCCCAAATAAAACCTGCCATTCAGGGATATTTGCATAAATGAGCTCATTAAGTTCTTTTTACTTTGCTCCCGAAATAATGAAGAGATCATTTGTTTTGCTCATTCTATATTCGCATATGCGCTCACACCTGCATCAATTGTTCCACCTTGTGCATCATATTAACAGTACCCACAGATCATTCACAACTAAGTTTACTAATTagtttacaataaagttttgcCCAACTTCACACATATAGATTTGGCCTAGAATTAGCAAATACCCCAAAATATCAATCCGCTAGGGGTGAAGTAAAAATCAAGTactcaaacaaaacaaaaaaggaaaaaatttcacaAGTCTTCAATTATTGACAAGAAAAttgcaacaaaaatttaatattcactACTGGTTTTGTCCACTTTGTTATAGGCTGAAAATCGCTCAAAATATTCCTTTCCATTCTTCGGGAGAAATTGATCAAATGCGTCATATTTAACCTTTTAAGTTGGCAATCCGAACAGTCCGTTGTGATTAGCAAACGacattttccagaattaaatttttttatatttttcttgcgCTTTTCTTTGTCCACACTGTCATCCATGGATGAAAAAGCAAAACACCTGGCAGTAAGACTTCTTATTAGTAATTCAACGCTGGGAGTATCTCTTGTGAAGATTACAAAACGGGAACAGGTTTTAGCAGATTTCATGTAGAGTTCAACAAGAGTATGCAATCTTCCTTCGTCGTTCACTGCCCAGATATAGGGAGGGGGGATactattaaaaaacaacttcTCTTCCGTCACAGAAATATGGATGGGATTTTGCATAAGCGGGCTGGTGACTTCTTCGACGTCATCGGACATAGTAGACGTCAATAGGAAaacttgcttattgttactAGTCAGGCTACGAAATACTTACTTGATTGGATTGCAAAAATCCCGAGGCCGAGACAACCTCTCACCAGCTTTATCAAGTACAACCAGTTTAATGTTCTCGTTATCCAGAGCACCTTGTCCAATCATGCAGGAAATACTATCTGGAGTTCCTACAACGATATGCGGGCTGGACTCTTTGGAAGccattaattttttggtttcattttcaaAACGTTTAACGAGACACTTTGCTTTAATATAGAGGACAAAACCTGAGATAAGGCGTCTTATTTGCTTTGCTCTTTGATAAGAAGGCGTCATGATCACAACTTGACATTATCTATCATGTATCTCAATTTGGTTTAATGCGTAAAATGAAGCTGCAGTGATTCTTCCACTGCCAGATTTGGCTTCGAATTTAACATCGTTTCCTTCTACACATGGAAGGAAAGCTCTTTGTTGTGCATGATGCGGTTTTTCGAAACCGTAAATAATGATCCCCGAATAACGCCTGTCATTCAGGACATTTGTATGAATGAGCTCATTAAGTTCTTTTTACTTTGCTCCCAAAGTAATGAAGAGATCATTTTTTCGCTCCTTCCATATGTGCATATGCGCTCAGATCTGCTTCACTTGTTGCCACCTTGTGCATCATGTTAAATGTATCCATAGAGCAGTGCGCGACTAAGTTTACAACTAAGTTTTGCGCAACCTTATACATAtagatttggcttaaaattagcAAATACCCTAAAATATCAACTCGCTTGTGGTGAAGTAaaaatctcaaataaaaataaaaatgaataaatttaacAAGATCTTCAATTATTGATAAGAAAATTACAAcgaaaatttaatattcattaCTGGTTTTGTCCACTTTGTTACAGGCTTAAAATCGCTTAAAATATTCCTCTCCATTCTTCGGAAGAAATTGATCAAATGTGttatttttaaccttttaaGTTAATGCTTAACTCGTAAGGAAAATACAGTACTTGCAGTCCTTTTAACAACCAGACAAAGAATGAAAAGAACTTAAAAGAATACGCCGAAATTCAAAAGAGTCCAAGCCTGAAGATTAAATTCACGAATAGCCATACTATTCGAACGAAAAAAGGAGACATTAACTTACAACGCCATACATTATAATATTAACAgtataataaatagttcaaaaaagcgacttttttgttcacttctatctattgaaataaatattctaaTGATAAATcttaagattattttatttgaaaagttaaAAGGGAATTATTGTGTAAGATTActatttacaaaagaaaaactaaaataattttaaacaatttacatattatttctaAAGACAAACACTCCCAGAATAAAGATTTATTGAAGATACCGTCTTTATAAGGCACGGCATCAACAGGCTAGGTAATTGCATTAAGAAACTCTACCAAATAGATTTTGCTTTGCGCTAAATGCAAAATTTATTCGCCATAATTTAACCTTTGCTTTCTGCAGAGGTAAATATGTAATGTATTTCTACTAAAGGAAAAGATGCGTTCTTTACTTTATTCCATCGAATTGAAAATGCCACACTTACctatttttttgtctaattttctaACATTAACAACATCAGTTTAGAGAAAACTATTTTATTGtttactaaaataataaaaaaaatatgaggtaAGGCAATGATAAATGCCATTAGGGGCATACTacttaaattttcttaatttagttAAAAGTAGTAACCTTTtcacattattttatttaaaggtatttgattaaaattatgaaatatatatttatttaatatagccTAATTAGTTTTTGTGGATAAGTAAGAGAAGGGTTTaccatttaattttcattagtatttggttaagcttaaaatttattattttattaattcgaattttttcaaaatttaattatacgctatatatatatatatatatatatatatatatatatatatatatatatatatatatatatatatatatatatatatatatatatatatatatatatatgtatttatatatatatatatatatatatatatatatatatatatatatatatatatatatatatatatatatatcaatcaatcaatcaatttatttataacttatctacaaaaagagggcggaacgcccttaagatggagtaatgggagaaaaaaaaaggtacaaataaatacaaatcaacacaatcaaacaattaaataggtaatgctgaccatgggtgagacactatcgacatagaaaaacgaaaatcatgacgtcttttatcaataatagatgtaggagaaactaggcggaatttgttcactaagtaactatttctagtcaaaggagggtaactgagaaggaatttagcataacgaaaatatactctacgaacagatagtttctgaggttcactaaaaaactgccaaaccggacaaagagaaaggagaggaggtacaactaggctattataaattttcgcaagatttaatttatcaatatgtttaatattagatgcaattgaagcataagcaattctcagttttttcttcaaaagtacaagggataaattcacagtttctttcatattttttccaataggcattccaaggtaaactaatttttgagaaagggggacatgaacattagctaaagataaaaaaatagggccatttgtctctttaaaattgaaagctacaacagcagtttcatcaaaattgaaagaatgcccaatatttttatattcattataaaactgattaaacgcgttttcacatccactaaaagtgcggcttagattcaaaacgtcatctgcaaaagttattaaagaaaagttaaatccacggtgaatacaactaaaattaacagaattttgggcatttaaaacagagttattaaataaagaaggtgaggtaaggccaccttgacggactcctttcaaaatatcaaaaagggaagattccccctttaacttcg is part of the Artemia franciscana chromosome 12, ASM3288406v1, whole genome shotgun sequence genome and harbors:
- the LOC136033491 gene encoding eukaryotic initiation factor 4A-I-like — translated: MISSLFREQSKKNLMSSFMQISLNGRFYLGIITHGFEKPHYAQQRALFPCVEEKDVKSEAKSGSGRITAASIYALNQIEIQDGSCQVVVMTPSCQREKQIRSLIPSFGFYMHAKCLVTRLENETKN
- the LOC136033492 gene encoding uncharacterized protein LOC136033492 codes for the protein MSDDVEEVTSPLMQNPIHISVTEEKLFFNSIPPPYIWAVNDEGRLHTLVELYMKSAKTCSRFVIFTRDTPSVELLIRSLTARCFAFSSMDDSVDKEKRKKNIKKFNSGKCRLLITTDCSDCQLKRLNMTHLINFSRRMERNILSDFQPITKWTKPVVNIKFLLQFSCQ